A genomic region of Blattabacterium cuenoti contains the following coding sequences:
- the rpsG gene encoding 30S ribosomal protein S7, which produces MRKTKRKRKVYFPDPKFNDSLVTRFVNHLMKNGKKSLAYKIFYDAMKRIDHIKEKEEKSALEIWKVGLKNVMPHVEVRSRRMGGANIQVPVPISSNSKITKAMKLLISCASIRNEKTMANKLAYEILDAFREQGEAIKRKESIHKMAEANKAFSHFRF; this is translated from the coding sequence ATGAGAAAAACGAAAAGAAAAAGAAAAGTATATTTTCCTGATCCAAAATTTAACGATTCTTTGGTCACACGTTTTGTTAATCATTTAATGAAAAATGGGAAAAAAAGTTTAGCCTATAAAATATTTTATGATGCTATGAAAAGAATCGATCACATAAAGGAGAAAGAAGAGAAATCCGCATTAGAAATATGGAAGGTTGGGTTAAAAAATGTAATGCCTCATGTAGAAGTAAGAAGTCGTCGGATGGGTGGGGCAAATATTCAAGTTCCCGTTCCTATTTCTTCTAATAGTAAAATCACAAAAGCAATGAAATTGCTTATATCTTGTGCATCTATTAGAAATGAAAAAACAATGGCTAATAAATTAGCTTATGAAATATTAGATGCTTTTCGGGAACAGGGAGAAGCAATAAAAAGGAAAGAAAGTATACATAAAATGGCCGAAGCCAATAAAGCCTTTTCACATTTTAGATTTTAA